From Bacteroidota bacterium, one genomic window encodes:
- a CDS encoding T9SS type A sorting domain-containing protein → MDNLLESIAVFIPAGESRVVLNFSVKPGYGYKLFSKTPYLWRDTIPSFSPYRISNIIELYGTGQDKYYPYMYDWEIVTEANKTCESIRQVVFAQVGNRHLLSITGLDTVYRNTDSAVTMTGVPPGGVFFGAGVNGNTFDPSLAGIGTHTVKYAYMDELGCTDSTLLQVTVNSSQSVNQADSLYPIFNVFSNPSSGLFTMKVKSVEPYKIAVYDIMGNQIKDKTSFVNTGELTLDLREFPQGIYTVGIMTKNHSAQKKIIVN, encoded by the coding sequence TTGGATAATCTACTTGAATCCATCGCGGTATTTATACCCGCCGGCGAAAGCAGAGTTGTTTTAAACTTTTCTGTAAAACCTGGTTATGGATATAAGTTATTCAGTAAAACTCCTTACCTGTGGAGGGATACAATCCCTTCTTTTTCTCCCTACAGGATTTCTAATATTATAGAATTATACGGCACAGGACAGGATAAATACTATCCGTACATGTACGACTGGGAGATCGTGACCGAAGCTAACAAGACATGTGAAAGTATCCGACAGGTTGTATTTGCACAGGTTGGCAACCGGCACTTGTTAAGTATTACTGGTTTGGATACTGTTTATAGAAATACCGATTCTGCGGTGACAATGACAGGTGTCCCTCCGGGAGGTGTTTTCTTTGGAGCTGGTGTAAACGGAAATACTTTTGACCCTTCACTCGCAGGTATCGGGACTCATACTGTTAAATACGCCTATATGGATGAGTTGGGATGCACAGACAGCACATTACTTCAGGTTACAGTAAACAGCAGCCAATCCGTCAACCAGGCAGATTCACTTTACCCAATATTCAATGTGTTTTCTAATCCCTCCTCCGGGTTATTTACGATGAAGGTTAAATCTGTTGAGCCGTACAAAATCGCAGTTTATGATATAATGGGCAATCAAATAAAAGATAAAACTTCTTTCGTCAACACAGGGGAATTAACTCTTGATCTGAGAGAGTTTCCTCAAGGCATATATACAGTAGGTATTATGACTAAAAATCATTCAGCACAAAAAAAAATAATTGTTAATTAA